From Drosophila suzukii chromosome 2R, CBGP_Dsuzu_IsoJpt1.0, whole genome shotgun sequence, a single genomic window includes:
- the Ih gene encoding uncharacterized protein Ih isoform X1 produces the protein MHVKHTQRRVSGPGAFGTFTNDQRASRDNLCPDSQHQQQQHSHSHQHLVRQSLVSLSNGQPADSVSLLRAGDEQQQHLQQQQQQQQQQQHLQQQHLQQQQRQRSSSSRLSTSGISKQNSGDSRSGLRILDSSHSPVSCGTQSVSSTGGQSALYDACHEYSRSLSAAAAEGAGSLLKSHYSDQQLASQPDPDPDPDPERDRDRDRDRDRDRDRERRHLTNLNLNLNSEYDYSGSDKQQLVNETYIFKCIANSPSFLRTNKIKEQSKKLRNLSLKTRTAKKKGQIISKSNAVSDNSLHPGDKYLNLYLVEKKHSLQPQVASSSSSSPHPQASSAPASSSSTCTRAQQLPALSAVAARQQQLLLNGSLKGKGQGQGQSQGQGQGRQTLPGHRGSVRSEGGSHTIPATGKSPPVPHSLAAKISSSASGSKNCNLLSASSNSCHKLHAHAQGSGAGAGAGSGPGHSHYAAAVSPKSSVSSNGHLNKYCLTDLTRRKAEFNRQLSAPTDYTHHSSSNGSQQEGSSEANEGHEQVGESTITVASAGVAYPHPYSYPYHHASSSATAPANLKASLQLHSFGGHHPCPYPARPTSTSCTNSFNRRHIRRHKGKLGDRLLSGDSEESVRCSYCSVLNVNENDLRISFENTCTDSLVTAFDDEALLICDQGTEMARTKVHFDDVSLYGTPKEEPMPNIPIVSEKVSANFLKSQLQSWFQPTDNRLAMKLFGSRKALVKERIRQKTSGHWVIHPCSSFRFYWDLCMLLLLVANLIILPVAISFFNDDLSTRWIAFNCLSDTIFLIDIVVNFRTGIMQQDNAEQVILDPKLIAKHYLRTWFFLDLISSIPLDYIFLIFNQIMKLQDFSDSFQILHAGRALRILRLAKLLSLVRLLRLSRLVRYVSQWEEVYILQNLQKKSADRRGRMNRKDKDGLTKSNLILKFLNMASVFMRIFNLICMMLLIGHWSGCLQFLVPMLQGFPSNSWVSINELQESYWLEQYSWALFKAMSHMLCIGYGRFPPQSLTDMWLTMLSMISGATCYALFLGHATNLIQSLDSSRRQYREKVKQVEEYMAYRKLPRDMRQRITEYFEHRYQGKFFDEELILGELSEKLREDVINYNCRSLVASVPFFANADSNFVSDVVTKLKYEVFQPGDIIIKEGTIGTKMYFIQEGVVDIVMANGEVATSLSDGSYFGEICLLTNARRVASVRAETYCNLFSLSVDHFNCVLDQYPLMRKTMETVAAERLNKIGKNPNIMHQKDEQLSNPESNTITAVVNALAAEADDCKDDDMDLKENLLHGSESSIAEPVQTIREGLPRPRSGEFRALFEGNTP, from the exons ATGCACGTTAAACACACTCAGCGCCGAGTCAGCGGTCCTGGAGCCTTCGGAACCTTTACCAACGATCAACG TGCCAGCCGCGACAACTTGTGCCCGGACAgccagcatcagcagcagcagcactcGCACTCGCACCAGCACTTGGTGCGCCAGTCTCTGGTGAGTCTCAGCAACGGCCAGCCGGCGGACAGCGTATCGCTGCTGCGGGCGGGCGatgagcagcagcaacacctccagcagcagcagcaacagcagcagcagcagcaacatctgcaacagcaacacctgcagcaacagcaaaggcagcgcagcagcagcagtcggCTTTCCACGAGTGGCATCTCCAAGCAGAATTCCGGGGACAGCAGGAGTGGCCTGCGGATCCTCGACAGCAGCCACAGTCCCGTCAGCTGCGGCACCCAGAGCGTGAGCAGCACTGGTGGCCAGTCGGCGCTCTACGATGCCTGCCACGAGTACTCGCGCAGCTTGAGTGCAGCGGCTGCAGAAGGAGCCGGCTCGCTGCTCAAGAGCCACTACAGTGACCAGCAGTTGGCCAGCCAGCCGGATCCAGACCCAGATCCAGATCCGGAAAGGGATAGGGATAGGGATCGGGATAGGGACAGAGATAGAGACAGGGAACGTCGCCACCTGACCAACCTTAATCTCAATCTGAACAGCGAGTACGACTACAGCGGGAGTGACAAGCAGCAACTGGTCAACGAGACATACATCTTCAAGTGCATCGCCAACAGTCCCTCGTTCCTGCGCACCAATAAGATCAAGGAGCAGTCCAAGAAGCTGCGCAATCTCTCCCTGAAAACGCGCACCGCCAAGAAGAAGGGTCAGATCATCTCGAAGTCGAACGCGGTGTCGGATAATTCGCTGCATCCGGGTGACAAGTATCTGAACTTGTATCTGGTGGAGAAGAAACATTCGCTGCAGCCACAGGTGGCCTCCAGTTCGAGTTCCAGCCCGCATCCGCAGGCCTCCTCGGCGCCGGCCAGCTCGTCATCCACCTGCACGAGGGCCCAGCAGTTGCCCGCCTTGTCAGCGGTTGCTGCCCGCCAGCAACAGTTGCTGCTGAACGGATCGCTCAAGGGCAAGGGTCAGGGGCAGGGGCAGAGTCAGGGGCAGGGTCAGGGCCGGCAAACGCTGCCCGGTCATCGGGGATCGGTGAGGAGCGAGGGCGGCAGCCACACCATTCCGGCGACGGGCAAGAGTCCGCCGGTGCCGCACTCGCTGGCGGCCAAGATCAGCAGCTCGGCCAGCGGCAGCAAGAACTGCAATTTGCTCAGCGCCAGCAGCAACTCATGCCACAAGCTGCACGCCCACGCCCAAGGATCGGGAGctggagcaggagcaggatcAGGACCTGGCCACAGTCATTACGCGGCGGCCGTGTCGCCGAAGAGTTCGGTGAGCAGCAACGGACACCTGAACAAGTACTGCCTCACGGACCTCACGCGCCGCAAGGCCGAGTTCAATCGCCAGCTGAGCGCCCCCACGGACTACACGCACCACTCCTCCAGCAACGGGTCGCAGCAGGAGGGCTCCTCGGAGGCCAACGAGGGCCACGAGCAAGTCGGGGAGTCGACCATCACCGTAGCCAGCGCCGGAGTCGCGTATCCGCATCCCTACTCGTACCCCTATCACCAcgcctcctcctcggccacAGCGCCCGCCAATCTCAAGGCGTCGCTGCAGCTGCACAGCTTCGGGGGCCACCACCCGTGTCCTTATCCGGCAAGGCCCACGTCCACGTCGTGCACCAACAGCTTCAACCGGCGCCACATCCGCCGGCACAAGGGCAAGCTCGGCGATCG ACTGCTGAGCGGGGATAGTGAGGAATCGGTACGCTGCTCCTACTGCTCGGTGCTGAATGTGAACGAGAACGACCTGCGAATTTCGTTCGAAAACACCTGCACCGACTCGCTGGTCACCGCTTTCGATGATGAGGCCCTGCTAATATGCGACCAAGGAACCGAAATGGCAAGGACAAAG GTACACTTTGATGACGTGTCGTTGTACGGCACTCCGAAAGAGGAGCCCATGCCCAACATACCGATCGTGTCGGAAAAAGTCTCTGCGAATTTCCTAAAAAGTCAATTGCAATCATGGTTCCAGCCGACGGACAACCGACTGGCCATGAAACTGTTTGGCAGCCGAAAGGCACTGGTCAAGGAGCGCATACGTCAGAAAACTTCCGGGCATTGGGTCATACACCCGTGCAGTTCATTCAG GTTTTACTGGGACCTTTGCATGCTTTTATTATTAGTAGCAAATCTTATTATCCTGCCAGTCGCAATATCATTCTTCAACGATGATCTGAGCACACGATGGATTGCCTTCAACTGCCTAAGTGATACTATTTTTTTAATAGATATTGTAGTCAATTTTAGAACAG GAATTATGCAACAAGACAACGCTGAACAAGTAATATTGGATCCAAAGCTTATAGCTAAACACTATTTAAGAACTTGGTTTTTTCTCGATTTGATTTCGTCGATACCGCTagattatatatttttaattttcaatcaA attATGAAATTGCAGGATTTCTCTGATTCTTTTCAAATATTGCATGCCGGACGAGCCCTGCGCATCCTGCGCCTGGCCAAGCTGCTCTCCCTGGTGCGACTGCTCCGTCTTTCCCGCCTCGTGCGCTACGTTTCCCAATGGGAGGAGGTCTAT ATTCTGCAGAATCTACAGAAAAAAAGTGCTGATCGCAGAGGGAGAATGAACAGAAAAGACAAAGATGGCTTGACAAAAAGCAACCTAATTCTCAAG TTCCTCAATATGGCCTCGGTCTTCATGAGGATCttcaatttaatttgcatgATGCTCCTGATCGGCCATTGGAGCGGTTGCTTGCAGTTCTTAGTGCCAATGTTGCAGGGTTTTCCATCCAACTCCTGGGTCTCCATCAACGAGTTGCAG GAATCGTACTGGCTGGAGCAGTATTCGTGGGCATTGTTTAAAGCCATGTCGCACATGCTTTGCATAGGCTACGGCAG ATTCCCACCACAATCACTGACAGACATGTGGCTCACGATGCTGTCGATGATATCCGGGGCCACCTGTTACGCATTGTTCCTCGGTCATGCGACCAATCTCATCCAGAGTTTGGACTCAAGCCGGCGCCAGTATCGCGAGAAGGTCAAACAGGTGGAGGAGTATATGGCCTATCGCAAGCTACCACGCGACATGCGACAGCGCATCACGGAATACTTCGAGCATCGGTACCAGGGTAAATTCTTCGATGAAGAGTTGATACTTGGCGAGTTGAGCGAGAAATTGCGCGAGGATGTCATCAACTACAACTGCAG ATCCCTCGTGGCGTCAGTGCCTTTTTTTGCTAATGCCGATTCGAATTTCGTTTCCGACGTAGTTACCAAACTGAAATACGAAGTTTTCCAACCAG GTGATATTATCATAAAGGAGGGTACGATCGGTACTAAGATGTACTTCATACAGGAGGGCGTGGTGGACATTGTCATGGCCAACGGCGAG GTTGCCACCTCACTATCGGATGGCTCTTACTTCGGTGAGATCTGTCTGCTGACCAATGCGCGTCGTGTGGCCAGCGTGCGAGCCGAAACCTATTGCAATCTATTCTCGTTGAGCGTGGATCATTTCAATTGCGTTCTGGATCAGTATCCGCTGATGCGCAAGACCATGGAGACTGTGGCCGCCGAGCGGTTGAACAAGATTGGCAAGAATCCAAACATAATGCATCAGAAGGACGAGCAGCTGAGCAATCCGGAGTCGAACACGATTACGGCTGTGGTGAATGCCCTGGCTGCCGAGGCGGATGACTGCAAAGATGA TGACATGGATCTCAAGGAGAATTTACTGCATGGGTCAGAGTCGAGCATTGCTGAGCCGGTGCAGACGATACGTGAGGGTCTCCCGAGGCCGCGGAGCGGAGAGTTCCGGGCCCTGTTCGAGGGCAACACTCCATGA
- the Ih gene encoding uncharacterized protein Ih isoform X6, with the protein MHVKHTQRRVSGPGAFGTFTNDQRASRDNLCPDSQHQQQQHSHSHQHLVRQSLVSLSNGQPADSVSLLRAGDEQQQHLQQQQQQQQQQQHLQQQHLQQQQRQRSSSSRLSTSGISKQNSGDSRSGLRILDSSHSPVSCGTQSVSSTGGQSALYDACHEYSRSLSAAAAEGAGSLLKSHYSDQQLASQPDPDPDPDPERDRDRDRDRDRDRDRERRHLTNLNLNLNSEYDYSGSDKQQLVNETYIFKCIANSPSFLRTNKIKEQSKKLRNLSLKTRTAKKKGQIISKSNAVSDNSLHPGDKYLNLYLVEKKHSLQPQVASSSSSSPHPQASSAPASSSSTCTRAQQLPALSAVAARQQQLLLNGSLKGKGQGQGQSQGQGQGRQTLPGHRGSVRSEGGSHTIPATGKSPPVPHSLAAKISSSASGSKNCNLLSASSNSCHKLHAHAQGSGAGAGAGSGPGHSHYAAAVSPKSSVSSNGHLNKYCLTDLTRRKAEFNRQLSAPTDYTHHSSSNGSQQEGSSEANEGHEQVGESTITVASAGVAYPHPYSYPYHHASSSATAPANLKASLQLHSFGGHHPCPYPARPTSTSCTNSFNRRHIRRHKGKLGDRLLSGDSEESVRCSYCSVLNVNENDLRISFENTCTDSLVTAFDDEALLICDQGTEMARTKVHFDDVSLYGTPKEEPMPNIPIVSEKVSANFLKSQLQSWFQPTDNRLAMKLFGSRKALVKERIRQKTSGHWVIHPCSSFRFYWDLCMLLLLVANLIILPVAISFFNDDLSTRWIAFNCLSDTIFLIDIVVNFRTGIMQQDNAEQVILDPKLIAKHYLRTWFFLDLISSIPLDYIFLIFNQIMKLQDFSDSFQILHAGRALRILRLAKLLSLVRLLRLSRLVRYVSQWEEVYFLNMASVFMRIFNLICMMLLIGHWSGCLQFLVPMLQGFPSNSWVSINELQESYWLEQYSWALFKAMSHMLCIGYGRFPPQSLTDMWLTMLSMISGATCYALFLGHATNLIQSLDSSRRQYREKVKQVEEYMAYRKLPRDMRQRITEYFEHRYQGKFFDEELILGELSEKLREDVINYNCRSLVASVPFFANADSNFVSDVVTKLKYEVFQPGDIIIKEGTIGTKMYFIQEGVVDIVMANGEVATSLSDGSYFGEICLLTNARRVASVRAETYCNLFSLSVDHFNCVLDQYPLMRKTMETVAAERLNKIGKNPNIMHQKDEQLSNPESNTITAVVNALAAEADDCKDDDMDLKENLLHGSESSIAEPVQTIREGLPRPRSGEFRALFEGNTP; encoded by the exons ATGCACGTTAAACACACTCAGCGCCGAGTCAGCGGTCCTGGAGCCTTCGGAACCTTTACCAACGATCAACG TGCCAGCCGCGACAACTTGTGCCCGGACAgccagcatcagcagcagcagcactcGCACTCGCACCAGCACTTGGTGCGCCAGTCTCTGGTGAGTCTCAGCAACGGCCAGCCGGCGGACAGCGTATCGCTGCTGCGGGCGGGCGatgagcagcagcaacacctccagcagcagcagcaacagcagcagcagcagcaacatctgcaacagcaacacctgcagcaacagcaaaggcagcgcagcagcagcagtcggCTTTCCACGAGTGGCATCTCCAAGCAGAATTCCGGGGACAGCAGGAGTGGCCTGCGGATCCTCGACAGCAGCCACAGTCCCGTCAGCTGCGGCACCCAGAGCGTGAGCAGCACTGGTGGCCAGTCGGCGCTCTACGATGCCTGCCACGAGTACTCGCGCAGCTTGAGTGCAGCGGCTGCAGAAGGAGCCGGCTCGCTGCTCAAGAGCCACTACAGTGACCAGCAGTTGGCCAGCCAGCCGGATCCAGACCCAGATCCAGATCCGGAAAGGGATAGGGATAGGGATCGGGATAGGGACAGAGATAGAGACAGGGAACGTCGCCACCTGACCAACCTTAATCTCAATCTGAACAGCGAGTACGACTACAGCGGGAGTGACAAGCAGCAACTGGTCAACGAGACATACATCTTCAAGTGCATCGCCAACAGTCCCTCGTTCCTGCGCACCAATAAGATCAAGGAGCAGTCCAAGAAGCTGCGCAATCTCTCCCTGAAAACGCGCACCGCCAAGAAGAAGGGTCAGATCATCTCGAAGTCGAACGCGGTGTCGGATAATTCGCTGCATCCGGGTGACAAGTATCTGAACTTGTATCTGGTGGAGAAGAAACATTCGCTGCAGCCACAGGTGGCCTCCAGTTCGAGTTCCAGCCCGCATCCGCAGGCCTCCTCGGCGCCGGCCAGCTCGTCATCCACCTGCACGAGGGCCCAGCAGTTGCCCGCCTTGTCAGCGGTTGCTGCCCGCCAGCAACAGTTGCTGCTGAACGGATCGCTCAAGGGCAAGGGTCAGGGGCAGGGGCAGAGTCAGGGGCAGGGTCAGGGCCGGCAAACGCTGCCCGGTCATCGGGGATCGGTGAGGAGCGAGGGCGGCAGCCACACCATTCCGGCGACGGGCAAGAGTCCGCCGGTGCCGCACTCGCTGGCGGCCAAGATCAGCAGCTCGGCCAGCGGCAGCAAGAACTGCAATTTGCTCAGCGCCAGCAGCAACTCATGCCACAAGCTGCACGCCCACGCCCAAGGATCGGGAGctggagcaggagcaggatcAGGACCTGGCCACAGTCATTACGCGGCGGCCGTGTCGCCGAAGAGTTCGGTGAGCAGCAACGGACACCTGAACAAGTACTGCCTCACGGACCTCACGCGCCGCAAGGCCGAGTTCAATCGCCAGCTGAGCGCCCCCACGGACTACACGCACCACTCCTCCAGCAACGGGTCGCAGCAGGAGGGCTCCTCGGAGGCCAACGAGGGCCACGAGCAAGTCGGGGAGTCGACCATCACCGTAGCCAGCGCCGGAGTCGCGTATCCGCATCCCTACTCGTACCCCTATCACCAcgcctcctcctcggccacAGCGCCCGCCAATCTCAAGGCGTCGCTGCAGCTGCACAGCTTCGGGGGCCACCACCCGTGTCCTTATCCGGCAAGGCCCACGTCCACGTCGTGCACCAACAGCTTCAACCGGCGCCACATCCGCCGGCACAAGGGCAAGCTCGGCGATCG ACTGCTGAGCGGGGATAGTGAGGAATCGGTACGCTGCTCCTACTGCTCGGTGCTGAATGTGAACGAGAACGACCTGCGAATTTCGTTCGAAAACACCTGCACCGACTCGCTGGTCACCGCTTTCGATGATGAGGCCCTGCTAATATGCGACCAAGGAACCGAAATGGCAAGGACAAAG GTACACTTTGATGACGTGTCGTTGTACGGCACTCCGAAAGAGGAGCCCATGCCCAACATACCGATCGTGTCGGAAAAAGTCTCTGCGAATTTCCTAAAAAGTCAATTGCAATCATGGTTCCAGCCGACGGACAACCGACTGGCCATGAAACTGTTTGGCAGCCGAAAGGCACTGGTCAAGGAGCGCATACGTCAGAAAACTTCCGGGCATTGGGTCATACACCCGTGCAGTTCATTCAG GTTTTACTGGGACCTTTGCATGCTTTTATTATTAGTAGCAAATCTTATTATCCTGCCAGTCGCAATATCATTCTTCAACGATGATCTGAGCACACGATGGATTGCCTTCAACTGCCTAAGTGATACTATTTTTTTAATAGATATTGTAGTCAATTTTAGAACAG GAATTATGCAACAAGACAACGCTGAACAAGTAATATTGGATCCAAAGCTTATAGCTAAACACTATTTAAGAACTTGGTTTTTTCTCGATTTGATTTCGTCGATACCGCTagattatatatttttaattttcaatcaA attATGAAATTGCAGGATTTCTCTGATTCTTTTCAAATATTGCATGCCGGACGAGCCCTGCGCATCCTGCGCCTGGCCAAGCTGCTCTCCCTGGTGCGACTGCTCCGTCTTTCCCGCCTCGTGCGCTACGTTTCCCAATGGGAGGAGGTCTAT TTCCTCAATATGGCCTCGGTCTTCATGAGGATCttcaatttaatttgcatgATGCTCCTGATCGGCCATTGGAGCGGTTGCTTGCAGTTCTTAGTGCCAATGTTGCAGGGTTTTCCATCCAACTCCTGGGTCTCCATCAACGAGTTGCAG GAATCGTACTGGCTGGAGCAGTATTCGTGGGCATTGTTTAAAGCCATGTCGCACATGCTTTGCATAGGCTACGGCAG ATTCCCACCACAATCACTGACAGACATGTGGCTCACGATGCTGTCGATGATATCCGGGGCCACCTGTTACGCATTGTTCCTCGGTCATGCGACCAATCTCATCCAGAGTTTGGACTCAAGCCGGCGCCAGTATCGCGAGAAGGTCAAACAGGTGGAGGAGTATATGGCCTATCGCAAGCTACCACGCGACATGCGACAGCGCATCACGGAATACTTCGAGCATCGGTACCAGGGTAAATTCTTCGATGAAGAGTTGATACTTGGCGAGTTGAGCGAGAAATTGCGCGAGGATGTCATCAACTACAACTGCAG ATCCCTCGTGGCGTCAGTGCCTTTTTTTGCTAATGCCGATTCGAATTTCGTTTCCGACGTAGTTACCAAACTGAAATACGAAGTTTTCCAACCAG GTGATATTATCATAAAGGAGGGTACGATCGGTACTAAGATGTACTTCATACAGGAGGGCGTGGTGGACATTGTCATGGCCAACGGCGAG GTTGCCACCTCACTATCGGATGGCTCTTACTTCGGTGAGATCTGTCTGCTGACCAATGCGCGTCGTGTGGCCAGCGTGCGAGCCGAAACCTATTGCAATCTATTCTCGTTGAGCGTGGATCATTTCAATTGCGTTCTGGATCAGTATCCGCTGATGCGCAAGACCATGGAGACTGTGGCCGCCGAGCGGTTGAACAAGATTGGCAAGAATCCAAACATAATGCATCAGAAGGACGAGCAGCTGAGCAATCCGGAGTCGAACACGATTACGGCTGTGGTGAATGCCCTGGCTGCCGAGGCGGATGACTGCAAAGATGA TGACATGGATCTCAAGGAGAATTTACTGCATGGGTCAGAGTCGAGCATTGCTGAGCCGGTGCAGACGATACGTGAGGGTCTCCCGAGGCCGCGGAGCGGAGAGTTCCGGGCCCTGTTCGAGGGCAACACTCCATGA